One stretch of Podospora bellae-mahoneyi strain CBS 112042 chromosome 2, whole genome shotgun sequence DNA includes these proteins:
- a CDS encoding hypothetical protein (MEROPS:MER0032370; COG:O; EggNog:ENOG503NUTJ), protein MKSDRYPKWAELEAGDFGSDSRSRRRPARAKRVTLCVVFSCLLLSYLFFPISGAGYIPRRPPASKPQLPNSIEERVKHILSHTPLIDGHNDLAILLRAYYNNHIYNDNFTKPFTKGGLTGHVDIPRLRAGMNGGAFWSVFWPCPSNGSDFSDSSYGSIVTSTLSQIDLLHRLSSSHSETFSPIINISSLSALAAFRKNNQLISPLGIEGLHQIANSPSILRQYHSLGVRYATLTHNCPNKFADSALDTLPDDPRKVRIAPPVHHGLSAPYGVDLIREMNRLGMIIDLSHTSVDTMLDVLGGNPDKTNGSRAPVMFSHSSAFAVCPHPRNVPDRVLDLVRQNGGVVMVNFAPDFISCVEGGEGELPVFDGENATIEQVVRHVKYIGERIGWEHVGFGSDFDGIESVPKGLEDVSKYPDLVGKLLEEGVRDEDVKKVVGENVLRVWGEVERVAREMQEKGEPVMEDELHSLW, encoded by the exons ATGAAGTCGGACCGATACCCCAAGTGGGCCGAGCTCGAAGCCGGCGACTTCGGCTCCGATTCACGGTCACGTCGGAGGCCGGCAAGGGCAAAGAGAGTGACCTTGTGTGTTGTATTCTCATGCCTCTTACTTTCGTATCTGTTTTTCCCCATAAGCGGTGCCGGGTATATTCCCCGGAGGCCCCCCGCATCAAAACCACAGCTGCCAAACAGCATTGAAGAGCGCGTCAAGCACATCTTGAGCCATACACCCTTGATTG ATGGACACAACGACCTggccatcctcctccgggCCTActacaacaaccacatctACAACGACAACTTCACCAAGCCCTTCACCAAAGGCGGTCTCACCGGCCATGTTGACATCCCCCGTCTCAGGGCCGGGATGAACGGCGGTGCTTTCTGGAGTGTATTCTGGCCCTGCCCGTCCAACGGTTCAGATTTCTCAGACTCCAGCTATGGTTCCA TCGTAacatcaaccctctcccaaatcgacctcctccaccgcctctcctcctcccactcagAAACCTtttcccccatcatcaacatctcctccctctccgctcTCGCCGCCTTCCGCAAAAACAACCAgctcatctcccccctcggcATCGAAGGCCTCCACCAAATagccaactccccctccatcctccgccaATACCACTCCCTCGGCGTCCGCTACGCAACCCTAACGCACAACTGCCCCAACAAATTCGCCGACTCCGCCCTCGACACTCTTCCAGACGACCCGAGAAAAGTCCGGATCGCACCCCCTGTTCACCACGGGCTTTCTGCGCCTTATGGTGTCGACCTCATCAGGGAGATGAACAGGCTAGGTATGATTATTGATTTATCTCACACTTCTGTTGATACCATGCTCGATGTCCTTGGTGGGAATCCAGACAAGACAAACGGGAGCAGGGCACCGGTTATGTTCAGCCATTCCTCTGCTTTCGCCGTCTGCCCTCACCCGCGGAATGTTCCTGATCGTGTGCTTGATCTGGTGAGGCAGAacgggggggtggtgatggtgaatttTGCGCCGGATTTCATTAGTTgtgttgagggtggggagggggagttgccggtttttgatggggagaaTGCGACCATTGAGCAGGTGGTGAGGCATGTCAAGTACATAGGGGAGCGGATTGGGTGGGAGCATgtggggtttgggagtgACTTTGATGGGATTGAGAGTGTACCGAAAGGATTGGAGGATGTGAGCAAGTACCCTGATTTGGTTGGCAAGTTGTTGGaagagggggtgagggatgaggatgtgaagaaggtggtgggggagaatgtgttgagggtttggggggaggtggagagggttgcgAGGGAGATGCAAGAGAAAGGGgagccggtgatggaggatgagctgcATAGTTTGTGGTGA
- the rga8 gene encoding Rho-GTPase-activating protein 8 (BUSCO:EOG09261C0G; EggNog:ENOG503NY2Z; COG:Z) codes for MPGFADSFWSNDYAAGLGVLFGKLQQGVVENRQLLTIARMRAEAEEIYGTKLSDIAPTVDKVQGGFNRDDGASVRKAYEGVRTEMEEAAKNHKKIAQNIRDLVVNPFGRWCEAHESRIQDSQDELQSRIKAHDKQADLCKKLRSTYFNKCRLLEDLEEENKLAFQDPETSPKTGQDIPEIKVEPEIAEEEEPYEIGDETYTPDQVKKILEHMLNTIKMGETKVPILGTYQNTSAGTDIVEYLQRHMGSSSVSYAERIGQDLVTHGFLRLVGNVGNTFANSSKMHYQWRPKAFEMSGVPEKKSISRAFSMPTSGSDGSDSPVVGTVTEYLAKWDVLNTSRPNETPAERMRREAREADEKYKASVLKLDEMRCELEEAIFLHLKFLERCELDRLKAIKTVVLDFSGTISNVIPSLQATVDNMMLFQETVQPLGDLRYLLENYRTGSFAPKVVTYENYYNKVDDQTFGVDLEARARADRKRVPIIVTTLLTYLDHHYPDLEGDEARRGVWLHEVPLSQTHKLRALVNNGKPPALETFADFDIPTVASLLKLYLLELPDSLVSSHVYEIIRTIYTTPTGNDSDAARVPILQQTLSQLRLTNIATLDACMNHFTRLIDLTSADEEYIVKLATSLAPCVLRPRTETSLTMEEKHAYRLVRDLFAHKDAIFNELKRLSTNNASGSLRANPGGRPRAISTDESNRKAHMEERNRVLLEKAQGSRSRATSPAPGPRGHARDRSVGRPETRFPISTGLSSPTQAHRKRQSMGPVLPKRTSLEVPDDASMGLSHPADGNFLGGALPIVPQVQQVAQQDSEAVLEKRNSLGRSGARFSSGRRVTPASNRTETPPPSNNENINKRESSGSNGAQRGVALVDAPMDY; via the exons ATGCCCGGTTTCGCAGACTCGTTCTGGTCGAATGACTACGCCGCAG GACTGGGTGTCCTGTTCGGCAAGCTCCAACAAGGTGTCGTCGAGAACCGCCAGCTTCTAACCATTGCTCGAATGCGCGCCGAGGCCGAAGAGATCTACGGAACCAAGCTATCCGACATCGCCCCAACCGTCGACAAGGTCCAGGGAGGGTTCAACCGCGACGATGGCGCCAGCGTGCGAAAGGCCTATGAAGGTGTGCGGACCGAGATGGAGGAAGCGGCCAAGAATCACAAGAAGATTGCACAGAATATTCGCGACCTGGTTGTGAACCCTTTTGGCCGCTGGTGCGAGGCCCACGAATCCCGGATACAAGATTCGCAAGATGAGCTGCAGTCTCGAATCAAGGCGCACGACAAGCAGGCCGACCTTTGCAAAAAGCTCCGAAGCACCTATTTCAACAAGTGCCGACTACTCGAagacttggaggaggagaataaGCTGGCGTTCCAAGACCCCGAAACGAGCCCCAAAACTGGCCAAGATATCCCTGAAATCAAGGTCGAACCCGAgattgctgaggaggaggagccctACGAGATCGGCGACGAGACTTATACCCCCGACCAAGTCAAGAAGATCCTCGAGCACATGCTGAATACGATCAAGATGGGCGAGACCAAGGTCCCCATTCTCGGCACATATCAAAACACGTCTGCGGGAACCGATATTGTCGAGTATCTTCAACGGCACATGGGAAGCTCAAGCGTGAGCTATGCCGAGAGAATCGGCCAGGATTTGGTAACGCACGGCTTCCTGAGACTGGTTGGTAATGTTGGCAACACGTTCGCCAATAGCTCAAAGATGCACTACCAATGGCGGCCCAAGGCTTTCGAGATGTCTGGTGTGCCAGAAAAGAAGTCGATTTCAAGAGCCTTCTCCATGCCCACCTCTGGGTCTGATGGTTCTGACTCGCCTGTGGTTGGCACTGTTACTGAATATCTCGCCAAGTGGGATGTGCTCAACACTTCCAGGCCGAACGAGACGCCAGCTGAGCGTATGCGCCGGGAGGCCCGGGAGGCGGACGAAAAGTACAAGGCCAGCGTTCTGAAGCTGGATGAAATGAGGtgcgagctggaggaggccatcTTCCTACATCTCAAGTTTCTTGAGCGCTGCGAGCTGGATAGGCTCAAGGCCATCAAGACAGTTGTGTTGGACTTCTCAGGCACTATCAGCAACGTTATTCCTAGCCTCCAGGCCACCGTGGATAACATGATGCTGTTCCAGGAAACAGTGCAGCCGCTTGGCGACTTGCGCTATCTCTTGGAGAACTACCGCACCGGTAGCTTTGCTCCCAAGGTTGTAACGTACGAGAACTACTACAACAAGGTGGATGACCAGACCTTTGGTGTGGATCTCGAGGCCCGAGCCAGGGCTGACAGAAAGCGTGTGCCTATTATCGTTACAACGCTGCTTACCTACTTGGATCATCACTATCCAGACctcgagggcgatgaggccCGGAGAGGGGTGTGGCTCCACGAGGTTCCCTTGTCTCAAACGCACAAGTTGAGAGCTTTGGTAAACAATGGCAAGCCGCCTGCGTTGGAAACCTTTGCCGATTTTGACATCCCGACTGTTGCCAGCCTGTTGAAATTATACCTTCTTGAGCTTCCAG ATTCCTTGGTTTCTTCGCACGTATATGAAATTATTAGAACCATCTATACTACCCCCACCGGCAACGACAGCGATGCCGCCCGCGTGCCCATCCTCCAGCAGACACTGTCTCAATTGAGGCTCACTAATATTGCCACACTGGATGCCTGCATGAACCACTTCACCCGCCTGATCGACCTGACCTCTGCCGATGAGGAGTACATCGTCAAGCTCGCTACTTCCTTGGCCCCTTGCGTGCTTCGCCCTCGCACCGAAACCTCGCTCAccatggaggagaagcatgCCTACCGCTTGGTCCGTGACTTGTTCGCCCATAAGGACGCCATCTTCAACGAACTCAAGCGTCTCTCTACCAATAACGCGTCTGGATCCCTCCGCGCCAACCCAGGTGGCCGCCCACGAGCCATCTCCACCGACGAAAGCAACCGCAAAGCCCACATGGAGGAGCGCAACCGTGTGCTCCTTGAAAAGGCACAGGGCAGCAGATCTCGTGCTACCTCTCCGGCTCCTGGCCCACGTGGTCATGCCCGTGATAGGTCGGTGGGCAGACCAGAGACTCGTTTCCCGATCTCGACTGGTCTTTCCAGCCCAACACAGGCTCACAGGAAACGGCAGAGCATGGGCCCTGTGCTCCCCAAGAGGACAAGCCTCGAGGTGCCGGACGATGCGAGCATGGGGCTTAGCCACCCCGCTGATGGTAACTTTTTAGGGGGTGCCCTCCCAATTGTGCCTCAGGTGCAGCAGGTAGCGCAGCAGGATAGCGAGGCCgtgttggagaagaggaacAGCCTCGGGAGAAGCGGTGCCCGGTTCTCctcggggaggagggtaaCGCCTGCTTCGAACAGGACCGAGACGCCACCTCCGAGCAACAATGAGAATATtaacaagagagagagcagtGGAAGTAATGGGGCGCAGAGGGGCGTTGCGTTGGTGGATGCGCCAATGGATTATTAG
- a CDS encoding hypothetical protein (EggNog:ENOG503P3ZS; COG:J), which yields MVSLFGVNFHEAKLVQKALQHFYALGPQTATRIMAKHSIHPRAKIGTLSPKTVTALTAELSTMVIESDARKIIQDNIKRLRDMGTYRGRRHAMNLPVRGQRTRNQNMTAIKLNRVERKG from the exons ATG GTGTCCCTATTCGGTGTCAATTTTCACGAGGCCAAGCTTGTCCAG AAAGCCCTCCAACACTTCTATGCCCTCGGTCCTCAGACTGCGACCCGGATCATGGCCAAGCACTCCATCCACCCCAGAGCCAAGATTGGCACGCTGTCGCCCAAGACCGTCACAGCCCTGACAGCCGAGTTATCAACCATGGTGATAGAAAGCGATGCGCGAAAGATTATCCAGGATAACATCAAACGGTTACGTGACATGGGAACATACCGCGGCAGAAGACACGCCATGAACCTGCCCGTCCGCGGCCAACGGACAAGGAACCAGAACATGACCGCCATCAAGCTCAACAGAGTCGAGCGCAAGGGGTAG
- a CDS encoding hypothetical protein (EggNog:ENOG503NUAG; COG:S), with protein sequence MTAPINTPSTGAAKDAASARKRRRRAPAGGAADDCFTCAKRNVKCDRRRPYCSQCLEIGNECSGYKTQLTWGVGVASRGKLRGLSLPIAKAPPVNQAKTSLSSIKSPTTTTRSRTTSVTSNGQWPTEQDERAVRGDLEMGHGRSPSITIPPFHHHPYDMSHMSPTESAPPGWTHIPFSSSMPPVDGPRFPPPRSLHIPVSTPGDMMMHREMIHTPLDTMSEVDYMSPIAHSFPRDDVPQYIHSPIVYDGFHNHGSPVPQSPTGGIMIEQPRAPTSCPSLVYGPSEPASSLQSHMSHVESLEAQLSRKLPHECDVMAPGTPDLDTYGSSVQSHHGSFWAPSNADEDSLSCSVNERTQAPWANSYPSQSPSPVLQMSPDLATKMPFFIDYYEKSMCPSMVFIDGPNNPFREHILGLANSSRSLQHAICALAACNLRMKRKLSLGQHSFDMREKSPVESPSDGQDQSLTEEYQHRNLAVRLLDEQLNDAEKSTQDSVLATILLLCHYRMAESGVAKFHTQFAGVKKILGMRRMSPYPPSRDSAWMEALFTYFDAISASVNDREAQLNTSFYGVLPDAQLLPPGAENLVGCDRELFRTIIKLGRLNLLSQQRPVQNLLASSPLPRANDTSRSVSPLGAPFKSSPLSGPDHHHSLFGGLPHPINSSVRFDGNGFGSTLDDNEHLGANSMQSPSSAYDDHRSAFWREWKEARIALQTWEFDSNRVRASLTGPPLPLPSLSSSPTSPGVGMGVGAGVNGTTPPPTATQIRDLNSLSEAFRYAALLYTERLASPHSPSTHNNFRNLVSQVVYYATSLEAGSSAEKFLLWPLFVAGSECVNELQQNIVRSKCREIMNRSGYMNNLAALEVLERLWAGEGVQVKDEYNRMRPGTAGQQQRGGPFNWIKCIGGNQEVEWIMF encoded by the exons ATGACTGCACCAATCAACACGCCGTCGACAGGAGCAGCGAAGGATGCTGCCTCGGCCAGGAAGCGCAGAAGAAGAGCCCCAGCCGGCGGGGCCGCAGACGACTGCTTTACTTGCGCCAAGCGGAATGTGAAGTGTGATCGGAGGAGACCGTATTGCTCGCAGTGCTTGGAGATTGGTAACGAGTGCTCTGGCTACAAGACGCAGCTCACATGGGGTGTTGGCGTGGCCAGTCGGGGCAAGCTTCGCGGGTTGTCGCTTCCCATTGCAAAGGCACCACCAGTCAACCAAGCCAAGACGAGCCTTTCCAGCATCAAGTCACCAACGACCACGACACGCTCTCGGACGACCTCCGTCACTTCGAACGGTCAGTGGCCAACCGAGCAGGATGAGCGGGCAGTTCGCGGCGACCTGGAAATGGGCCACGGGCGGAGCCCCTCTATCACGATACCTccttttcaccaccacccttacGACATGTCGCACATGTCTCCTACCGAATCCGCGCCGCCGGGATGGACTCATATTCCCTTCTCGTCCAGCATGCCCCCAGTAGATGGTCCGAGgtttcctccaccacgcAGTCTTCACATTCCCGTGTCGACTCCTGGTGACATGATGATGCACCGGGAAATGATCCACACTCCCCTGGACACCATGAGCGAGGTTGACTACATGTCTCCCATTGCTCACTCGTTTCCGAGAGACGACGTGCCACAATACATCCACAGCCCTATTGTCTACGACGGATTCCACAATCACGGGTCGCCGGTTCCACAGAGCCCAACAGGTGGCATCATGATTGAGCAGCCCCGGGCACCAACCTCTTGCCCCAGCCTCGTATATGGTCCATCAGAACCCGCTTCGAGTCTTCAATCTCACATGTCTCATGTAGAGTCCTTGGAAGCCCAGCTCAGTCGCAAGCTCCCACATGAATGCGACGTCATGG CTCCTGGCACACCTGACTTGGACACGTACGGAAGCAGTGTCCAGTCTCACCACGGCTCTTTCTGGGCCCCCTCGAACGCGGATGAGGATTCGCTCTCCTGCAGCGTCAATGAAAGGACCCAAGCCCCCTGGGCGAACTCATATCCTTCAcagtcaccatcacccgTCTTGCAGATGAGCCCAGATCTCGCCACCAAGATGCCATTCTTCATCGACTACTACGAGAAGTCCATGTGCCCTAGCATGGTGTTTATCGATggccccaacaaccccttccgAGAGCATATTCTTGGCCTTGCCAACAGCAGCCGGAGCTTGCAGCACGCCATCTGCGCGCTGGCCGCCTGCAACCTCAGGATGAAGCGCAAACTCAGTCTCGGTCAACACAGTTTCGACATGAGAGAGAAGAGTCCCGTGGAGAGCCCCTCGGATGGGCAAGATCAGTCATTGACTGAAGAATACCAACACAGAAACTTGGCAGTACGGTTACTTGACGAGCAGCTCAACGACGCGGAAAAGTCAACACAGGACTCCGTTTTGGCCACCATCTTGTTGCTCTGCCACTACAGAATGGCCGAGTCAGGGGTTGCCAAGTTTCACACACAGTTTGCCGGAGTCAAGAAGATTCTAGGCATGCGCCGGATGTCTCCTTACCCACCATCAAGAGACTCGGCCTGGATGGAGGCGCTCTTCACATACTTTGATGCCATCTCCGCCAGTGTTAACGACAGAGAAGCCCAGCTCAACACGAGCTTTTACGGTGTTCTCCCTGATGCACAGCTCCTCCCACCCGGAGCTGAGAACCTCGTCGGCTGCGACCGCGAGCTCTTCAGGACTATTATTAAACTTGGCCGACTTAACCTGCTTTCTCAGCAGCGACCAGTCCAgaacctcctcgcctcctcgccACTCCCCCGGGCAAATGATACCTCGCGTTCCGTCTCCCCGCTCGGTGCGCCATTCAAGTCATCTCCCCTCAGCGGccccgaccaccaccacagcctctTTGGCGGCcttccccaccccatcaacagcagcgtCCGCTTCGACGGCAACGGGTTTGGCTccaccctcgacgacaaTGAGCATCTCGGCGCCAACTCGATGcaatcaccctcctccgcctaCGATGACCACCGCAGCGCCTTCTGGCGCGAGTGGAAAGAGGCCCGCATCGCCCTCCAAACCTGGGAATTCGACTCCAACCGCGTCCGGGCCTCGCTCACCGGCCCGCCGCTCCCGCTTCcatccctctcttcctctcccacatcCCCAGGAGTAGGAATGGGAGTTGGCGCTGGTGTCAATGgcaccaccccacccccgaCCGCGACTCAGATCCGGGAtctcaactccctctccgAAGCCTTCCGGTATGCCGCGCTCTTGTACACCGAGCGTCTTGCCAGCCCtcactccccctccacccacaaCAACTTCCGCAACTTGGTCTCTCAGGTGGTCTACTACGCCACCAGCCTCGAAGCGGGTTCCTCCGCGGAGAAGTTTCTGCTCTGGCCGCTTTTTGTTGCGGGAAGCGAGTGCGTCAATGAGCTGCAGCAGAATATTGTCCGGTCCAAGTGCAGGGAGATTATGAACCGGAGCGGGTACATGAACAACCTTGCCGCGTTGGAAGTGCTTGAGCGGCtctgggctggggagggggtgcaaGTCAAAGATGAGTACAACAGGATGAGGCCGGGCACggcggggcagcagcagaggggCGGGCCGTTTAATTGGATCAAGTGTATTGGGGGGAATCAGGAGGTGGAGTGGATTATgttttga
- a CDS encoding hypothetical protein (EggNog:ENOG503P4MB; COG:S), whose translation MPARANLRIPFAPCRTLFHQPRVTSYLSSHPLSPIADKPHHQRLHNRLSLRLHIHSSSFHTYSTLASPLTMPKRKTTTTTTTTKPTTTRQSKRTKTTTPSSPPSSHPAMSPLPKASSLFTPLPPSKTNRLLEPGPILLVSTGNPQTQTHNLMTLGFHTMISHSSPTLIGLTLGPWDHSYSLLSSSKECVLSIPNLTLAKTVVDIGNISSSDLPPSETKWDRFKLDPIQGEKVSCALVGGDGIIGNLECKVEDESLVKKYNFWVLRVVKGWVNEQNFRLDGTAVETDKGKMMHHRGDGSFFVGGEEVLDLRGRMTKWRMLQD comes from the coding sequence ATGCCAGCAAGAGCAAACCTTCGCATCCCGTTCGCACCTTGCCGCACTCTCTTTCACCAACCAAGAGTGACGTCATACCTCTCATCTCACCCCCTATCCCCTATCGCCGAcaagcctcaccaccaacgactTCACAATCGCCTTTCACTTCGACTTCATAtacactcctcctccttccacacATATTCAACTCTAGCATCCCCTCTCACCATGCCAAAAcgcaaaaccaccaccaccaccaccactaccaaaccaaccaccactcgCCAGTCCAAACGaaccaaaacaaccaccccctcatcacctccatcatctcaccCCGCCatgtcccccctcccaaaagcctcctccctcttcacccccctccccccctcaaaaaccaaccgcctcctcgaACCCggccccatcctcctcgtctcaaccggcaacccccaaacccaaacccacaACCTAATGACCCTAGGCTTCCACACCATGatctcccactcctcccccaccctcatAGGCCTAACCCTCGGCCCCTGGGACCATTCctactccctcctctcctcgtcaaaaGAATGCgtcctctccatcccaaacctcaccctcgccaaaACCGTCGTCGACATCGGCAACATCTCCTCTtccgacctccccccctccgaAACAAAATGGGACCGTTTCAAACTAGACCCCATCCAAGGAGAAAAGGTTTCCTGCGCGCTCGTCGGAGGTGACGGCATAATCGGGAATCTAGAGTGCAAAGTGGAGGACGAGTCGCTAGTGAAGAAATACAACttttgggttttgagggTTGTCAAAGGGTGGGTGAATGAGCAGAACTTTAGGCTGGATGGGACAGCGGTCGAGACGGAcaaggggaagatgatgcaTCATAGGGGCGATGGGagtttttttgttggtggggaggaggtgctggatTTGAGGGGACGGATGACAAAGTGGAGGATGTTGCAGGATTAA
- a CDS encoding hypothetical protein (EggNog:ENOG503NTZM; COG:A) has product MRTFQSRPERDLPYSDEFSSAEEYIESLLDFTTNSETFRFLCGGVHILDFFTTEPGVFVAAVPKEWQAFLLEKEPMVLLDFLMRDDLSSLSPNRGPGSPPESLVRYVKDIRKHSLRRSFQPSKPKLPILPRSVALGMKTKKVHEVTHFAGYIDRLAEDIAETRGKDLTHFVDFGSGQNYLGRTLASPPYNKHIVAVESKEANMAGAKDLDILSGLAEKEKRVRNKKLYHRILEATDPSQHNDEEALKRVARELGVTDEELATIDLRSRKEMQATYTVEEGKGTIEYVVGRLEHADLTGVLSQLRGCEEEVDQDKLAMMAVSIHSCGNLSHYGIRSMVLNPCIHAVAIVGCCYNLMTEKLGPPTFKPPFGRPSLQPINARVAREAEKRDPQGFPMSERVSTYNDDGVRLNITARMMACQAPQNWTEQESSGFFTRHFYRAVLQKMFLDRGVISRIYHGEETDQSVFNTSTNPVVIGSLRKQCYTSFAAYVRGAIAKLTTNSEFSQYNEVITEKMGNITDEEIVRYEDEFRDRKRELSAVWSLMAFSACVVESLIVTDRYLFLREHSDIVQDCWVETVFNYRESPRNLVVVGIKR; this is encoded by the coding sequence ATGAGAACATTCCAATCACGACCAGAGAGGGACCTCCCCTACTCGGATGAGTTCTCCTCTGCCGAGGAATACATCGAGAGCCTCCTCgacttcaccaccaactcagAGACCTTTCGCTTCCTCTGCGGTGGTGTTCACATATTGGACTTTTTCACAACCGAACCCGGCGTCTTCGTTGCAGCTGTGCCCAAGGAATGGCAAGCTTTTCTTCTGGAGAAGGAGCCAATGGTTCTTCTCGATTTTCTCATGCGGGACGACCTGTCATCTCTCTCACCCAACCGTGGCCCCGGCTCACCTCCCGAGTCGCTTGTTCGGTATGTCAAGGACATCAGAAAACATTCGTTGAGACGGTCATTTCAGCCTAGCAagcccaagctccccatACTGCCCCGATCAGTCGCCCTTGGtatgaaaacaaaaaaggtTCACGAAGTGACACATTTTGCCGGGTACATCGACAGGCTGGCCGAGGACATTGCTGAGACCCGGGGCAAGGACTTGACTCACTTTGTCGACTTTGGCTCTGGTCAGAACTACTTGGGTCGTACTCTTGCAAGTCCACCTTACAACAAGCACATTGTAGCAGTGGAGAGCAAAGAAGCCAACATGGCTGGCGCCAAGGACCTCGATATCCTGTCAGGcttggccgagaaggagaagcgaGTTCGGAACAAGAAGCTCTACCACCGGATTCTAGAGGCCACGGATCCGTCTCAGCATAACGATGAGGAGGCCTTGAAGCGGGTCGCAAGAGAACTCGGTGTGACAGACGAGGAGCTTGCCACGATCGATCTCAGATCACGCAAGGAGATGCAGGCCACGTATACcgtcgaggaggggaagggaacCATCGAGTATGTCGTCGGGCGCCTTGAGCACGCCGACCTGACTGGTGTTCTTTCGCAGCTGAGGGGttgcgaggaggaggttgaccaAGACAAGCTCGCTATGATGGCGGTATCCATCCACTCTTGCGGGAACCTCTCGCATTATGGTATTCGTTCCATGGTGCTGAACCCATGCATCCACGCCGTAGCCATTGTGGGCTGCTGTTACAACCTGATGACGGAGAAGTTGGGTCCCCCTACTTTCAAGCCCCCGTTCGGTCGACCAAGTCTGCAGCCCATCAATGCTCGAGTTGCACGAGAAGCAGAGAAGCGAGACCCCCAGGGCTTCCCCATGAGCGAGAGGGTGTCCACTTACAATGATGACGGGGTCCGACTGAATATCACCGCCCGCATGATGGCGTGTCAAGCGCCTCAGAACTGGACTGAGCAGGAAAGCAGCGGCTTCTTTACCCGCCATTTCTACCGTGCGGTCCTCCAAAAGATGTTTCTGGACAGGGGCGTCATCTCGCGGATCTATCATGGTGAAGAAACTGACCAGAGTGTCTTTAACACAAGCACCAACCCGGTGGTAATCGGGTCCTTGAGGAAGCAGTGCTATACCTCATTCGCTGCCTATGTCCGTGGAGCAATTGCGAAGCTGACCACCAACTCCGAGTTCAGCCAATACAACGAGGTCATTACAGAGAAGATGGGGAACATCACGGACGAGGAAATTGTTCGATATGAGGACGAGTTCCGAGATCGGAAGAGAGAGCTCAGCGCCGTATGGAGCTTGATGGCCTTCAGCGCATGCGTCGTAGAATCCCTGATTGTCACTGACCGCTATCTCTTCTTGCGCGAGCACTCCGATATCGTCCAAGACTGCTGGGTCGAGACGGTTTTCAATTACCGCGAGAGCCCCCGCAacctggtggtggttggcatCAAGAGGTAA